The DNA segment TATATGGATTTGTTCCTGccagatttttattctttttttcattggcCAGTTTCCTGTTACTTagcattgtttctttttgttctagGAGTATTAAAGCCAGCCATATCCTCATTTCTGGTGATGGCTTAGTGACCCTCTCTGGCCTGTCCCATCTGCATAGTTTGGTTAAGCATGGACAGAGGCATAGGGCTGTGTATGATTTCCCACAGTTCAGCACATCAGTGCAGCCGTGGCTGAGTCCAGAACTACTGAGACAGGTCAGGTGTGGCCGTTGCATTGGGTTTTCTGTGTCTCAAGTGTCTTCTGAGTTTGGCTAAAGTACAGTTGTGTCTTTATATTTGGATTGGTGAATGGCCTTCTGcaagactttatttctctttcttgtcaAAATTATGTTAGGAAATTAAATACCATATATGAAGTGTGTCTTGATTTGTCGCTTATGGGTTTCTTTTCCATTATTGTTCACCATTCTTTATCAAAAAAGCACATGTGTATAACTTTTGGTTAACTTATTTGCACTAAAAGACTTCAAATTAATTGTGTCCTACAGGATTTACATGGGTATAATGTGAAGTCAGATATttacagtgttgggattacagcatgtGAATTAGCCAGTGGGCAGGTGCCTTTCCAGGACATGCATAGAACTCAGGTAAGTGCTGCTAAAATGCCTGAGCTACTTGCCTTTCATAAGACTGCTTACATTCTAGATAATTTCTGTTAAACATGTTTGCTATAGACTCTTAGGAGCTttattgttgttactgttttaatATTTTGCCTGAAAAGTGTTGAAGGAAAGTTCTGTTTCTTTTAGATGCTGTTACAGAAACTGAAAGGTCCTCCTTATAGCCCATTGGATATCAGTATTTTCCCTCAATCAGAATCCAGAATGAAAAATTCCCAGTCAGGTGTAGACTCTGGGATTGGAGAAAGTGTGCTTGTCTCCAGTGGAACTCACACAGTAAATAGTGACCGATTACACACACCATCCTCAAAAACTTTCTCTCCTGCCTTCTTTAGCTTGGTACAGCTCTGTTTGCAGCAAGATCCTGAGAAAAGGTAATATTGATCTCTTTTAAATAGCACAAAATGtacatgttttacattttatagaaGCTTTGTAACATTGCCCTTCCAGGAGAATACAAATCTTTTGATCAAAATATTGTCTGCTCTAGAAAATATCAATGCTAAGAACAATTAGTGGGAACAAGCAAATGAGAAGAATACTGGATTCAAAATcagaagaggctgggtgtggtggctcatacgtgtaatcccagaactttgggagaccgaggcgggtggattgcctgaggtcaggagttcaagaccagcctggccaacatggtgaaaccccatctcatctctactaaaaatacaaaaattagccgcgtgtggtggcatgcacctgtagtcccagctactcgggaggctgagagaggagaattgcttgaacccagtaagcagaggttgcagtgagccaagatcacgccactgcactgtaacctaggtgacagagcgagactccatctcaaaagaaaaaaaaaaaaatcagaagagttGGGCTCCAGTCTCAGCTGTATCATTTTCTAActgatttttacaataaaaatgagaGTAAAAATCAGTTACTCTTTCTAGACATTAATTAGCACATTTACGTTAAGACTCTAAGTAGTATAAAATGTAAATTGCTGCTACCCTACTAAGTTACTGTCAGTAAATACTGTGTGCAGTAAATGTTGAGTATGGATTAATTGAAGGATACCTCTACAATTATTTCCTTTAGTCAAGGTTGTAGCTAAGAATTGGGCTTCTGACATacattctttttaatctttttcgtATTGGGTTTTATAGCTCTAAACCTAATTTCTAACATATTTTTACACCTGAAATCTACATTCTaatataaaggtttttttttataactttcttaaaaatttcaGGCCATCAGCAAGCAGTTTATTGTCCCATGTTTTCTTCAAACAGGTGAGCTGATCTATCATCCATTGTCTCGATGTTTTTaattactattaaaaagtcacttTATTTTGTTGGCTTGATGAGATATTTTGGTTACCAAGGTTCTTACTAATAACTTTGttacaaaataaagttaaaaacaagaaaacttttGGTAGTTCAATTATAGACTTTCTAAAATACTTTCATTCTTCAAAACAgaatgagtaaaaataaaatggactaTCATCACGTTACTGATGCTTGGTGTATATTTTGATTAATTTAGAGACATTTTCTATGTTGGCTAGAAATGATGAAAGGGCAAAGTAACTCTGATAAGAAGTCAGTTTATTTGGCTCTTCTTCCTGTTTTCAGATGACCAGAATCAAAGGCAGTTTTAGGGGAAATacctgaaaacaattttaaacacatttaacataaattctttaaaagttatttattgcTAACAAAACTGATATATTGAAATGATATATCAACAGCCTTATTTTGAGTTTCTTTAACAGATGAAAGAAGAAAGCCAGGATTCAATACTTTCACTGTTGCCTCCTGCTTATAACAAGCCATCAATATCATTGCCTCCAGTGTTACCTTGGACTGAGCCAGAATGTGATTTTCCTGATGAAAAAGACTCATACTGGGAATTCTAGGGCTGCCAAATCATTTTATGTCCTATATACTTGACACTTTCTCCTTGCtgctttttcttctgtatttctagGTACAAATACCAGAATTATACTTGAAAATACAGTTGGTGCACTGGAGAATCTATTATTTAAAACCACTCTGTTCAAAGGGGCACCAGTTTGTAGTCCCTCTGTTTCGCACAGAGTACTATGACAAGGAAACATCAGAATTACTAATCTAGCTAGTGTCAtttattctggaatttttttctaagctGTGACTAACTCTTTTTATCTCTCAATATAATTTTTgagccagttaattttttttcagtattttgctGTCCCTTGGGAATGGGCCCTCAGAGGACAGTGCTTCCAAGTACATCTTCTTCTCCCAGATTCTCTGGCCTTTTTAATGAGCTATTGTTAAACCAACAGGATAGTTTATCTTACATCAGACCCTTTTCTGGTAGAGGGAAAATGTTTGtgctttccctttttcttctgttaatacTTATGGTAACACCTAACTGAGCCTCACTCACATTAAATGATTCActtgaaatatatacagaaattgtaatttgctttttttaaaaaaagggggcTAAAGTAACACTTTCCTACCTATGTAAATTATAGATCCTAAATTCATGCACCCCGTGGGAGCTCAATAAAGATTTACTGAATTGagtttatgcttttatttattttccttgcatAGTCTGACAGAGCTAATATACAGATTCTGATTTGTTTTGCCAAGAAAAGCCCTTTCTCAAGCAGATTTATTTACATAATCTATAATCAACTGAGTATTTGATTAAATGGAGGCAGAAGGCATTCTGGCCTTTTGTATGGTTATTGCTTCTGTAGGAGATACAACATATGAGGGCATAGAGGtcttaattaattaatgtttCCTAATTAGAAAAGAGACTCTGCCATGTCTCAAAAAGAATACATAGTTTGGAGGTGTGGTAAACTGGGACCTACTTCAGttgattttcttaatttatacaatcttatttatattacattaaaagttattttaaaatgattacctcagtactaaaaaattaaaaagacaaataatatacAAATCCATAGGCGATTTCAAGCACAATTATCTTCATGTTTATTGACTGGACCCCCTcaagaatgaaggtttgggttacTCCATCCGTTAAGCCACCAAGACCCACCAAAGTGAAAGAATTTAAAATGGACAGTGGAAAAGGGAGAAGATGAAGACCGCTGAGGCCCTAAGAGCAACTCTAGTGGTAAGGGCTATAGTTCATCCTACTAACCTCCCCCTTCTAAATTTCCCTTCCGTAAGAGAGGCCCACAGAGACCTTAGAGGTCTTTCAAATCTGTGTGGAGCTTCTCCTGAATGTGTGTAGTTTAAAAATTGGACCATAGAGGGCCCGAAATGGTGCTTCTCAGATCTCCTACTATGGGGTGTGTTAGGGTACTCCAGAGAAATAGCCAACAGAAtcaatgtgtgtatataatatatctatattttatagacatacatacataaactgatttattataaggaattggttcatgCGATtgtggaggctgacaagtccaaAGATCTGCCAGGTGAGTTAGCAAGCTGGACATCCAGAAGAGCTGATAGTGTAGTTCTCATCCAAAGGTTGTCAGACTCAAGACCCAGGAAGAGTCAGTGTttcagtttgagtccaaaggcagtAAAAAGCCAATGTCCCAGTTCAAATGCATTCAGGCAGGAGGAATTCTCTTTTACTTGGGGGAAGTTTAGCCTTCCTCTTCTATTCAGGTCTTCAATTGATTGGATGAGGTCCACTCATATTAGAGAGTGCAATCTGCTTCACTTAGTCGACCGATTTAAATGTTAGTCTGATCCAGAAACAccgtgtgatggttaatattaagtgtcaacttgattggattgaaggatgtctACATAGCTGATAACACAGTggtcccaacctttttggcaccagttTTGTGGTATACAGTTTTACcatggggtgggggatggtttcaggatgaaactgttccatctcagatcaggcattagattctcataaggagcggcACGACCTAGATCACTTGTGTGTgagttcacaatagggttggtgctcctatgagaatttaaTGTGGCCGCTGATAtgacaggaggcagaactcaggcggtaatgctcaccCACCCTGCTGCTCATCTGCTGTGACGCTGGGTTCCCAACAGGCCACTGACCCGTATGGGTCCACAGCGGGGTTTGGGGACTCCTgtggtaaagtattgtttctgggtgtgtctatgagggtgttgccagaggagattgacgtttgagtcagtggactgggagaggaagacccaccctcaatgtagGTGGGCACCATGCAGTCAGCTGCCAAACGGCTAGATGGCGGCCAGAAGAGGGATAACCTTGCTTGCTGAGCCTTGTGGATTtcatctttcttccatgctggatgcttccttccactcctcctgcccttggacatcagactctaGGTTCTTTGGCCTTCGGACTCTGGGAGCTGCACAAGGGCCTCCTGGGGACTtttgggccttcagccacagaccgAGGGTTGCACTGTTGGCTTTGctgcttttgaggcttttggaatTGGATGGAGCAACtgctggcttctttcttcctcagcttgcagatggcctactgcaggacttcaccttgtgatagtGTGAGCCAGTTCTCCCTAGTAAACTCCATTTCATATAttcattagttctgtccctctggagaaccctaatacacatcCTCACAGAGACACTCAgaataatgttattttttgtttgtttgagatggagtcttgctccgtcgcccaggctggagtgcagtggcatgatctcagctcactgtaacctccgcctcccgggttcaagtgattctcctgcctcagcctcccaagtagctgggattacaggctcccatcaccatgcccagctaatttttgcatttttagtagagatggggtttcaccatgttggccaggctggtctagaactcctgacctccgactcccaaagtgctgggactacaggcattcagaATAATGTTCGACCAAGTATCTGGGCACCTGTGGCCCAGTACAGTTGACACACAAAATCAGCCATCACCATGGGTATCACCATGAGTGATGACTTCACCCTGTGAGTGCTTTCTTAAATTTTGTGCCTCAGGCTCCTTGCTTGCTGTATTTCcaatggctgctgtaacaaattgccacaaacttagtggcttaagcaacacaaatttattattctgAAGTTCTGGTCCAGAAGTTTGAAATCAGTCTtactgagctaaaatcaaggttttggcagtgcttcattccttctggaggctccagatGGGAATCTGTTTCCTTGGCCTTTCCAGTTTTTAGAGACTATTCatgttccttggctcatggccctgtttgtccatcttcaaagtcagcaattTGGGGCTGAATCCTCATTCTGCCATTTCTCTGGTTCTCTCTTTGATTCTATCTTCTACTTTTTAAAGACccctgtgattacactgggcaTAATGAAGATAATCTGGGATAGCTTCCCTGTCTACagtcagctgataagcaaccttAATTCTGTCTGCAATCGTAGTTCCTTTAGCCACATAACCTAACATATTAACAGGTTCTGGGCCTTAGGATGTAGGCATCTTTGGGGGAACATTATGCTACCTACCATACCTGCCTCATCCTATCCCTACCCCTGGTAGCAGGGATTGCAAGTCAGGCCCATTCCTGGGAGACAAAGGCCTTTTGTGATTAATGGCTTCGGCTGGAGCACTCCCCATCAGCCCGACTGAAACTTACTTAGAATGACACtgcactggccatcagagaaatgcaaatcaaaaccacaatgagataccatctcacaccagttagaatggcaatcattaaaaagtcaggaaacaacaggtgctggagaggatgtggagaaataggaacacttttacactgttggtaggactgtaaactcgttcaaccattgtggaagtcagtgtggcgattcctcagggatctagaactagaaataccatttgacccagccatcccattactgggtatatacccaaaggactataaatcatgctgctataaagacacatgcacacgtatgtttattgcagcattattcacaatagcaaagacttggaaccaacccaaatgtccaacaatgatagactggattaagaaaatgtggcacatatacaccatggaatactatgcagccataaaaaatgatgagttcatgtcctttgtagggacatggatgaaattggaagtcatcattctcagtaaactatcgcaagaacaaaaaaccaaacaccgcatattctcactcataggtgggaattgaacaatgagaacacatggacacaggaaggggaatatcacactcgggggactgtggtggggtggggggaggggggagggatagcattgtgagatatacctaatgctagatgacgagttagtgggtgcagcgcaccagcatggcacatgtatacatatgtaactaacccgcacactgtgcacatgtaccctaaaacttaaagtataaacataaataaataaatattaaaaaaaaaaaaaaagaatgaccctGCAGTCTAAGACATTTCCTATTCTGCCTTCttgtcttcctccctctcttccacaTTGGTCAGACTTACATCTTGGACAGCCATCCCAGCCATCTTCTACTGCCTCCCTATTTTTCCCTCCCAGACTTTTCCCCGCAAAACATCTGTTGCAGGTGGTATTAATTTCCTATCACGGctgtgacaaattaccacaaactcagtggcttaaaacaacgcaCATTTATtatctgacagttctggaggtcagaagtttaaaATGGATTGGCAGCGCTACACTCCTTCCGGagtctctaggggagaatctattGCCTTCCCAGATTCTAGAGGCTTCCTACTTCCTTCCCTCATGGCACAGCACTGCTCCAACTTCTGCTTCTGTGGTcccatctccttctctgacttgTGTGATTatattgtgcccacccagataattTGGGATAATTCCCCTGATCTCAATACCTTTGGTTTAATCACAGTTGCAAAAATCTCTCATCacataaggtaacattcacaggttcctgggattaggacatggacacatTAGTAGGGGCCATGACTACCACACATCTAATTTCATTTTGGTGTCTGCTTTTCAAAGGACCCAAACTAGCAGTCACTTTAGCTAAAATGCCCTCCTATGAGCTTCTATAGTACCTTCCCCAAAAAGCACTTACACAACTCTAATTACTTCTGTGTTTATGTTCCCAAAGGACTGTGGACTTCTGGAGAATATTGTCTCATTCACTGGTATATTGCTGTTTAGTAAAAGTGTCTGGCATTTTGTAgatgtttaatatttattgaattctttcttgaataagtatttgaattaaaaaaaaaaagacttttgaaaagaaaatgtaagagatTTCCATGGTAAgaagttttaaattctttgtcacAATATTGCCATTAAAAATTTAATGAGGCAGAGATTTGAGATTTCTATCTagtaaatatttcttcctttactGCAAGCCAAATCAATGGTTTCCCTCATAAGTACTGTTGGCCAATTGCCTATTAGCTCTCAAGTTCATTTCTC comes from the Pan troglodytes isolate AG18354 chromosome 13, NHGRI_mPanTro3-v2.0_pri, whole genome shotgun sequence genome and includes:
- the STRADB gene encoding STE20-related kinase adapter protein beta produces the protein MSLLDCFCTSRTQVESLRPEKQSETSIRQYLVDEPTLSWSRPSTRASEVLCSTNVSHYELQVEIGRGFDNLTSVHLARHTPTGTLVTIKITNLENCNEERLKALQKAVILSHFFRHPNITTYWTVFTVGSWLWVISPFMAYGSASQLLRTYFPEGMSETLIRNILFGAVRGLNYLHQNGCIHRSIKASHILISGDGLVTLSGLSHLHSLVKHGQRHRAVYDFPQFSTSVQPWLSPELLRQDLHGYNVKSDIYSVGITACELASGQVPFQDMHRTQMLLQKLKGPPYSPLDISIFPQSESRMKNSQSGVDSGIGESVLVSSGTHTVNSDRLHTPSSKTFSPAFFSLVQLCLQQDPEKRPSASSLLSHVFFKQMKEESQDSILSLLPPAYNKPSISLPPVLPWTEPE
- the STRADB gene encoding STE20-related kinase adapter protein beta isoform X1 yields the protein MSLLDCFCTSRTQVESLRPEKQSETSIRQYLVDEPTLSWSRPSTRASEVLCSTNVSHYELQVEIGRGFDNLTSVHLARHTPTGTLVTIKITNLENCNEERLKALQKAVILSHFFRHPNITTYWTVFTVGSWLWVISPFMAYGSASQLLRTYFPEGMSETLIRNILFGAVRGLNYLHQNGCIHRSIKASHILISGDGLVTLSGLSHLHSLVKHGQRHRAVYDFPQFSTSVQPWLSPELLRQDLHGYNVKSDIYSVGITACELASGQVPFQDMHRTQMLLQKLKGPPYSPLDISIFPQSESRMKNSQSGVDSGIGESVLVSSGTHTVNSDRLHTPSSKTFSPAFFSLVQLCLQQDPEKRPSASSLLSHVFFKQMKEESQDSILSLLPPAYNKPSISLPPVLPWTEPECDFPDEKDSYWEF